One Nicotiana tomentosiformis chromosome 1, ASM39032v3, whole genome shotgun sequence genomic window, cctccctaagcactttgatacatacaatttaacatttaaaaccccatatttatgtcaaaccataactccacatttacatcaatatatattaactccctacttctttaagcataattacatcaagagttaccactatcaaggaaatTTTTTTACAACTatacaattatattttttttctttccttttcaattcaagtggctcttactttttaaaACCGTGTACCTTTCttcttatttcaatagttccactcaaaagccaaaccaatcaccccacacttcaacttttacacagttcataataatttcaagtgctcatgagaggtacaaggttcaaatagatggtcaattcaaataaatgggtaaggctgtactgtggttgccaaagaaataagaTTATAGGATCAAAGGGGCTAACTAAGATATAACAATTAGACGGGTAGAAGCATGTAACTGGcgcaacaaagaaacgcctatatcacttccaatactgaataaaactactatttcgttTTGCAAACATACGGGACAAGTTCTAAACATCAAATGAAATGCACACAAtaatacaaaacctcacacacacatggcacataactcactcaagattggattacCAAGACACTccagtcaaagtagttaagcaaagttaagatcatacaatttaaggtactcatacaagagtcaaaaactaagcctaagtgtcacaactaaagcactcactattctcaaggcataacaaagttaagagatattgcttccaattcaaatcatagcacaatgTTTCCCACTCCtaaccaaaaataaaaactaactacacccgattaaatcaaaacccttggaaaagaaccgcgatacaaaaaaaaaccaaggggaaattaatacactacctaacaagagaattctttttctttcgactttaatccctcaagaaacccgccGAATGATATCCAttgtcgggaaaaatcaaaaaaattttaaaaataaaatctaatttttttcttctaaatattaaaaagaaaaaacaaactaaaactaatatacataaaacatacaaatatcccctgccccacactttaagttgtggcatgtccccataacacacaattaaaaagcataaggtagagaaaacttccctgaatttcTAGTCGGGGTTTGAATCAAAGTCGGGCTTCATTCTTCtcgcccgaactagtgcacaaatccatgcagacaacttcttctccaccttcttggggtacaccccacacttgtctTTTTCTATCACCGGGACCTTCTCTTTCGAACTCTTCACCTTCCATTCAACACTTGCAGCTAACTTCTCCTTTTTCACCCCCGTCTCTACATTCGTCTCGAAAGTCACCATATCCttacccactctaagcatgagttttcaaTCATGTATGTCCAATATTGTTCTACCcatcgctaagaatggtcttcctagaatgagggggacctccttattctcctccatcttcactactataaagtctacaggaaatacaaacttatctatcCGAACTAAGATATCTTCCACTATTCCCTCGAGTATGgtagttgtttggtctgccagctgcaaagatattggtgcagaccttatctctccaatctcattctCCAGCTTCATGTAAATAGaaaaaggcattaaattaattaaggcaccagaatcacataaagacttatcaaaattaagagtgtctaacgagcaaggtatagtaaaactccctggatctccacatttttgtgggagtttatttgtAAGATTACGCTGCCATGCTCTGTGatcttgaccactgaggtctcttctatcttcctcttctttgtaaggatctccttcaagaatttggcataagctgacatttgtgagagaacttctgtgaatggcaaatttacattaacctgtctcagtatatctagaaatctctcaaactg contains:
- the LOC138891476 gene encoding uncharacterized protein, whose protein sequence is MEEDTLLMSIKPQLRKLMMWGIITSMQWVRSTLVSNRVHLGIPLQSKKRWSKKESGEQLKDEVDKKKKDNKGAEKKKKEETSKREEHEESKHMPALSFPQKLLCQILEGDPYKEEEDRRDLSGQDHRAWQRNLTNKLPQKCGDPGSFTIPCSLDTLNFDKSLCDSGALINLMPFSIYMKLENEIGEIRSAPISLQLADQTTTILEGIVEDILVRIDKFVFPVDFIVVKMEENKEVPLILGRPFLAMGRTILDIHD